From a region of the Streptomyces sp. NBC_00193 genome:
- the thrB gene encoding homoserine kinase, protein MAGPAFRAAAVRVRVPASSANLGPGFDAFGLALGLYDDVVVRVADSGLNIDIAGEGADTLPRDESHLLVRSMRTAFDLLGGQPRGLEVVCANRIPHGRGLGSSSAAICAGIVAARAVTIGGEAKLDDTALLELATEIEGHPDNVAACLLGGFTLAWMDGGSAKAIRMEPADSIVPVVFVPSKPVLTETARGLLPRTVPHVDAAVNAGRAGLLVEALTRRPEFLLPATEDRLHQEYRSPAMPESVALVARLRADGIPAVISGAGPTVLALVDNGAADKVARLAGEGWAANRLALDAAGASVLPLGTQGG, encoded by the coding sequence ATGGCCGGTCCCGCCTTCCGCGCCGCCGCCGTACGGGTGCGCGTTCCCGCCAGCAGTGCCAACCTCGGCCCGGGCTTCGACGCCTTCGGGCTGGCCTTGGGGCTCTACGACGACGTCGTCGTACGCGTGGCCGATTCCGGCCTGAACATCGACATCGCGGGCGAAGGTGCCGACACCCTGCCCCGGGACGAGAGCCACCTCCTCGTACGCTCCATGCGCACCGCCTTCGACCTGCTGGGCGGCCAGCCGCGCGGCCTCGAAGTGGTCTGTGCCAACCGCATCCCGCACGGCCGCGGTCTCGGTTCCTCCTCCGCCGCCATCTGCGCGGGCATCGTGGCCGCCCGCGCCGTGACGATAGGCGGAGAGGCCAAGCTCGACGACACGGCGCTGCTGGAGCTCGCCACCGAGATCGAGGGCCACCCCGACAACGTCGCCGCCTGTCTGCTCGGCGGTTTCACTCTTGCGTGGATGGACGGCGGCAGCGCCAAGGCGATCCGCATGGAGCCCGCCGATTCCATCGTTCCGGTGGTCTTCGTCCCCTCCAAGCCGGTCCTGACGGAGACCGCGCGCGGCCTGCTGCCGCGCACCGTCCCGCACGTGGACGCGGCCGTCAACGCAGGCCGCGCGGGCCTGCTCGTAGAGGCCCTGACCAGGCGTCCCGAGTTCCTGCTGCCGGCCACCGAGGACCGTCTCCACCAGGAGTACCGGTCCCCGGCGATGCCCGAGAGCGTGGCGCTCGTGGCCCGACTGCGGGCGGACGGCATCCCCGCGGTGATCTCCGGCGCGGGCCCCACGGTCCTCGCGCTGGTCGACAACGGTGCGGCCGACAAGGTCGCACGGCTCGCGGGCGAGGGGTGGGCGGCCAACCGGCTCGCACTCGACGCAGCGGGCGCGAGCGTACTTCCGCTGGGAACCCAGGGCGGCTGA
- the thrC gene encoding threonine synthase — protein MSSNRTHQWRGIIEEYRDRLPVTATTPVVTLREGGTPLVPAQVLSERTGCEVHLKVEGANPTGSFKDRGMTMAITKAKEDGAKAVICASTGNTSASAAAYAVRAGMVSAVLVPRGKIALGKMGQALIHGAKILQVDGNFDDCLDLARALSDNYPVALVNSVNPVRIEGQKTAAFEIVDALGDAPDIHVLPVGNAGNITAYWKGFKEYKADGLASRTPRVWGFQASGSAPIVRGEIVKEPHTIATAIRIGNPASWDYALQARDESGGFIDEVTDRQILSAYRLLAAQEGVFVEPASAASVAGLLKAVELGLVDPGQKIVCTVTGNGLKDPDWAVAGAPQPITIPVDAEAAAVRLGLV, from the coding sequence ATGAGCAGCAATCGCACCCACCAGTGGCGCGGCATCATCGAGGAGTACCGGGACCGCCTGCCGGTCACGGCCACGACTCCGGTGGTCACGCTCCGCGAGGGCGGCACTCCCCTCGTCCCCGCCCAGGTGCTCTCCGAGCGCACCGGCTGCGAGGTACACCTCAAGGTCGAGGGGGCCAACCCCACCGGGTCCTTCAAGGACCGCGGCATGACCATGGCGATCACCAAGGCCAAGGAGGACGGCGCCAAGGCCGTCATCTGCGCCTCCACGGGCAACACCTCGGCCTCCGCAGCCGCCTACGCGGTGCGCGCCGGGATGGTCTCCGCCGTCCTCGTGCCCCGCGGCAAGATCGCGCTCGGCAAGATGGGCCAGGCCCTGATCCACGGCGCCAAGATCCTTCAGGTCGACGGCAACTTCGACGACTGCCTGGACCTGGCCCGCGCGCTGTCCGACAACTACCCGGTGGCGCTGGTCAATTCGGTCAACCCGGTACGCATCGAGGGCCAGAAGACGGCGGCCTTCGAGATCGTGGACGCGCTCGGCGACGCCCCCGACATCCACGTGCTGCCCGTCGGCAACGCCGGCAACATCACCGCGTACTGGAAGGGCTTCAAGGAGTACAAGGCCGACGGCCTGGCCTCCCGTACGCCCCGTGTGTGGGGTTTCCAGGCCTCCGGTTCCGCGCCCATCGTGCGCGGGGAGATCGTCAAGGAGCCGCACACCATCGCCACCGCGATCCGCATCGGCAACCCGGCCTCGTGGGACTACGCCCTGCAGGCCCGGGACGAGTCGGGCGGCTTCATCGACGAGGTGACGGACCGCCAGATCCTGTCCGCCTACCGCCTGTTGGCCGCTCAGGAGGGTGTCTTCGTCGAGCCCGCCTCGGCCGCGTCCGTGGCCGGCCTGCTGAAGGCCGTCGAGCTCGGCCTGGTCGACCCCGGCCAGAAGATCGTGTGCACCGTCACCGGCAACGGCCTGAAGGACCCCGACTGGGCGGTCGCCGGCGCTCCGCAGCCGATCACCATTCCGGTCGACGCGGAGGCCGCCGCCGTCCGCCTCGGTCTCGTCTGA
- a CDS encoding homoserine dehydrogenase, with the protein MRTRPLKVALLGCGVVGSEVARIMTTHADDLTARIGAPVELAGVAVRRPSKVRDGIDPALVTTDATALLKRGDIDVAIEVIGGIEPARTLITTAFEHGISVVSANKALLAQDGAALHAAAEAAGLDLYYEAAVAGAIPLVRPMRESLAGDKINRVMGIVNGTTNFILDKMDSTGAGYQEALDEATALGYAEADPTADVEGYDAAAKAAILAGIAFHTRVRLDDVYREGMTEVSAADFASAKRMGCTIKLLAILERAADGESVTARVHPAMIPLTHPLASVREAYNAVFVEAEAAGRLMFYGPGAGGAPTASAVLGDLVAVCRNKLAEAKGPGESAYTQLPVSPMGDVVTRYHISLDVADKPGVLAQVATTFAEHGVSIDTVRQQGRQAQDGEASLVVVTHRAPDAALSGTVEALRKLDTVRGVASIMRVEGE; encoded by the coding sequence ATGCGTACGCGTCCGCTGAAGGTGGCGCTGCTGGGCTGTGGAGTGGTCGGCTCGGAAGTTGCCCGCATCATGACGACGCACGCCGACGACCTGACGGCCAGGATCGGCGCGCCCGTCGAGCTCGCGGGCGTGGCCGTGCGCCGCCCCTCCAAGGTGCGCGACGGGATCGACCCGGCCCTGGTCACCACCGATGCGACCGCGCTGCTCAAACGCGGTGACATCGACGTCGCGATCGAGGTCATCGGCGGCATCGAGCCCGCCCGCACCCTGATCACCACCGCCTTCGAGCACGGCATCTCCGTCGTCTCGGCGAACAAGGCGCTGCTCGCCCAGGACGGCGCCGCGCTGCACGCCGCGGCCGAGGCGGCCGGGCTGGACCTCTACTACGAGGCCGCCGTCGCCGGCGCCATCCCGCTGGTCCGCCCCATGCGCGAGTCCCTCGCCGGCGACAAGATCAACCGGGTGATGGGCATCGTCAACGGCACGACGAACTTCATCCTCGACAAGATGGACTCCACCGGCGCCGGGTACCAGGAGGCCCTCGACGAGGCCACCGCCCTGGGGTACGCCGAGGCCGACCCCACCGCCGACGTGGAGGGCTACGACGCCGCCGCCAAGGCCGCGATCCTGGCCGGCATCGCCTTCCACACCCGGGTCCGCCTCGACGACGTCTACCGCGAGGGCATGACGGAGGTCAGCGCCGCGGACTTCGCGTCCGCCAAGCGCATGGGCTGCACCATCAAGCTCCTCGCCATCCTGGAGCGCGCGGCCGACGGCGAGTCCGTCACCGCCCGCGTCCACCCGGCGATGATCCCGCTGACCCACCCGCTCGCCTCCGTCCGCGAGGCGTACAACGCGGTGTTCGTCGAGGCGGAGGCCGCCGGTCGGCTCATGTTCTACGGGCCCGGCGCGGGCGGCGCGCCGACCGCGTCCGCGGTCCTCGGTGACCTCGTCGCCGTCTGCCGCAACAAGCTCGCCGAGGCAAAGGGGCCGGGCGAGTCGGCGTACACCCAGCTGCCGGTCAGCCCCATGGGGGATGTCGTCACCCGTTACCACATCAGCCTCGATGTGGCGGACAAGCCGGGCGTCCTCGCCCAGGTGGCGACCACCTTCGCGGAGCACGGAGTGTCGATCGACACCGTCCGTCAGCAAGGTCGTCAAGCACAAGACGGCGAGGCCTCCCTCGTCGTCGTCACTCACCGTGCGCCCGACGCCGCCCTCTCCGGGACCGTCGAGGCGCTGCGGAAGCTGGACACCGTCCGCGGTGTGGCCAGCATCATGCGCGTTGAAGGGGAGTAA
- the lysA gene encoding diaminopimelate decarboxylase produces MSRSAHPAGPRHADVLPEGHYSPPAADLNVLDEKVWARTVGRNAEGVATVGGIEVTRLAEEFGTPAYFLDEEDFRARCRAWAHAFGPDADVFYAGKAFLSKAVVKWLKEEGLNLDVCSGGELATALAAEMPAARIAFHGNNKSTSEITRAIEAGVGRIVLDSFQEIARVAHIARELGVRQPVQIRVTVGVEAHTHEFIATAHEDQKFGIAVADGSAAEAVRRALGHDSLELLGVHSHIGSQIFDMAGFEVSAKRVVRLLAAVRDEHGVELPEIDLGGGLGIAYTSADDPREPHEIAKALHEIVARECEAAGLRAPRISVEPGRAIVGPTAFTLYEVGTVKPLEGLRTYVSVDGGMSDNIRTALYDAEYSVSLVSRTSDAEPMLVRVVGKHCESGDIVVKDAFLPADIAPGDLLAVPATGAYCRSMASNYNHVLRPPVVAVRDGEARVIVRRETEEDLLRLDVG; encoded by the coding sequence ATGAGCCGTTCCGCACACCCCGCAGGGCCCCGCCACGCCGATGTCCTGCCCGAGGGCCACTACTCCCCGCCGGCCGCCGACCTCAACGTGCTCGACGAGAAGGTCTGGGCCCGGACGGTCGGCCGGAACGCCGAGGGAGTCGCCACCGTCGGCGGGATCGAAGTGACCCGTCTCGCCGAGGAGTTCGGGACGCCCGCCTACTTCCTCGACGAGGAGGACTTCCGGGCGCGCTGCCGTGCCTGGGCGCACGCCTTCGGGCCGGACGCCGACGTCTTCTACGCCGGCAAGGCGTTCCTCTCCAAGGCCGTCGTGAAGTGGCTCAAGGAGGAGGGGCTGAACCTCGACGTGTGTTCCGGAGGGGAGCTCGCCACCGCGCTCGCCGCCGAGATGCCGGCCGCCCGGATCGCCTTCCACGGCAACAACAAGTCGACGAGCGAGATCACCCGCGCCATCGAGGCCGGCGTCGGCCGGATCGTGCTCGACTCCTTCCAGGAGATCGCCCGCGTCGCGCACATCGCCCGCGAGCTCGGCGTGCGCCAGCCCGTGCAGATCCGCGTCACCGTGGGCGTGGAGGCGCACACCCACGAGTTCATCGCCACCGCGCACGAGGACCAGAAGTTCGGGATCGCCGTCGCCGACGGGTCGGCCGCCGAGGCCGTACGGCGCGCGCTGGGGCACGACAGCCTGGAGCTGCTCGGCGTCCACTCCCACATCGGTTCGCAGATCTTCGACATGGCCGGCTTCGAGGTCTCCGCCAAGCGCGTCGTACGGCTCCTCGCCGCCGTGCGCGACGAGCACGGGGTGGAGCTGCCCGAGATCGACCTCGGCGGCGGACTGGGCATCGCCTACACCTCCGCCGACGACCCGCGCGAGCCGCACGAGATCGCCAAGGCCCTGCACGAGATCGTCGCCCGCGAGTGCGAGGCGGCCGGCCTGCGCGCCCCGCGGATCTCCGTGGAACCCGGACGGGCGATCGTGGGCCCGACCGCCTTCACCCTGTACGAGGTGGGCACGGTCAAGCCGCTGGAGGGCCTGCGGACGTACGTCTCCGTCGACGGCGGGATGTCCGACAACATCCGGACGGCCCTCTACGACGCCGAGTACTCGGTCAGCCTCGTCTCCCGGACCTCCGACGCCGAGCCCATGCTCGTGCGCGTCGTGGGCAAGCACTGCGAGAGCGGCGACATCGTGGTCAAGGACGCGTTCCTGCCCGCCGACATCGCCCCGGGGGACCTCCTCGCGGTCCCGGCCACCGGCGCGTACTGCCGTTCGATGGCGAGCAACTACAACCACGTGCTCCGCCCGCCGGTCGTCGCCGTGCGTGACGGAGAGGCGCGTGTCATCGTCCGCCGGGAGACGGAGGAAGATCTCCTGCGTCTCGACGTCGGCTGA
- the nrtL gene encoding ArgS-related anticodon-binding protein NrtL: MTPVDLSRSVVCALRRAVEDGELPAGVDVPERVVVERSRPGGVGDYASPVAFGVAKGAAVAPRAVAEVLAPRLAGLAGIERVEITGAGFLNFVLAESSVGEVVRGIRARGASYGFAPGAGETPGADAFPDVPLGALRERVVHAAVQRIVRSQGVEGGGVAAARIAPVAKRDGDVRARYGAGAAAWAMLCVPGHETPVFPAWLLVQDESSEFFRVRYAHSRARALTRNAEQLGFQSEPGEVPGAGALLGALRDHPLVLEAAAHHRAPERLVRQLVVLADALLDFQYHVLPQGDEKPSAAHRARLALAEAAGTVLAGGLALLGIDAPDHYL; this comes from the coding sequence GTGACCCCCGTCGACCTCTCCCGCTCCGTCGTGTGCGCCCTGCGCCGCGCCGTCGAGGACGGGGAGCTGCCCGCCGGTGTGGACGTGCCCGAGCGGGTCGTCGTCGAGCGGAGCCGGCCCGGGGGAGTGGGGGACTACGCCTCGCCCGTCGCGTTCGGGGTGGCGAAGGGGGCCGCGGTGGCACCCCGTGCGGTGGCCGAGGTGCTGGCTCCGCGGCTGGCCGGTCTGGCCGGGATCGAGCGTGTGGAGATCACCGGCGCCGGGTTCCTGAACTTCGTACTCGCCGAGAGTTCGGTCGGAGAGGTCGTACGGGGCATTCGCGCCCGGGGGGCGTCGTACGGGTTCGCCCCCGGGGCGGGCGAAACCCCCGGAGCCGACGCGTTCCCCGATGTGCCCCTCGGGGCCCTGCGCGAGCGCGTCGTGCACGCCGCCGTGCAGCGGATCGTGCGCAGCCAGGGGGTGGAGGGAGGGGGCGTCGCCGCCGCCCGCATCGCCCCCGTGGCCAAGCGGGACGGGGATGTCCGCGCCCGGTACGGGGCCGGCGCCGCCGCCTGGGCGATGCTCTGCGTTCCCGGGCACGAGACCCCGGTGTTCCCCGCGTGGCTGCTCGTCCAGGACGAGTCGAGCGAGTTCTTCCGGGTGCGGTACGCCCACTCCAGGGCGCGGGCCCTGACCCGCAACGCCGAGCAATTGGGGTTCCAGAGCGAGCCCGGCGAGGTGCCCGGCGCCGGCGCCCTGCTCGGCGCGCTCCGCGATCACCCCCTCGTGCTCGAAGCCGCCGCGCACCACCGTGCGCCCGAGCGGCTCGTCCGGCAGCTCGTCGTGCTGGCCGACGCCCTGCTCGACTTCCAGTACCACGTCCTGCCCCAGGGGGACGAGAAACCCTCGGCCGCCCACCGTGCCCGGCTGGCCCTTGCCGAAGCCGCCGGGACGGTGCTGGCCGGCGGCCTGGCCCTGCTCGGTATAGACGCGCCCGACCACTACCTGTGA